Proteins from a genomic interval of Drosophila melanogaster chromosome 2R:
- the stum gene encoding stumble, isoform E, whose amino-acid sequence MLNGTPNNGVIYTVDLAQDPFIDGDKYFFRSSSQEFLEDKDNVKKGGLCGCCSKLFMPCRRSRCSRCCRRRERNESAEDQPVLWSGNSSATTATNVQVIDETKPKRKKISDWLKSSCCRSCRKKPAIEEHEAHQEEVSKRTNQAANMSTGPRTRGKCGLCLSKVFCCRSVNRVDPTTGDETEMKQCCFCIPCRRGSRPNKKGSTVSWRDQDPELGIKPTESSVVEGASEAAMSAATDAGNDQVKEGCCKRFWLMLLCCRKRKRRESNARRQSIRAPPPSEDTRKKLHVDLVEYSSKMKGAIPVLPLYLAWFCAFCNVVFPGLGTLLSGLFCLCVGIPRFSQFDSARARIGSFIINIIVAVSQFFCVLFCFVGWGWSIWWGTIMLRCAKKLSKIKKVERLELEEEQRQAQLAEAGKNGVAEADKT is encoded by the exons atgctGAACGGAACGCCGAATAACGGGGTCATTTACACGGTGGATCTGGCCCAGGATCCCTTCATCGATGGCGACAAGTACTTCTTTAG GAGCAGCAGTCAGGAGTTCCTTGAGGACAAGGATAATGTCAAGAAGGGCGGTCTGTGCGGATGCTGCTCCAAGCTGTTCATGCCCTGCCGCCGATCCCGCTGCTCTCGTTGCTGCCGGCGCCGTGAGCGAAACGAATCCGCCGAGGATCAGCCTGTCCTGTGGAGCGGCAACAGTAGTGCCACCACGGCCACCAATGTCCAAGTGATTGACGAGACCAAGCCGAAGCGCAAGAAGATATCGGATTGGCTAAAGTCCAGCTGCTGCCGGAGCTGTCGCAAGAAACCAGCCATCGAGGAGCACGAAGCACATCAGGAGGAAGTGTCCAAGCGGACGAACCAGGCGGCTAACATGAGCACGGGACCAAGGACACGAGGCAAGTGCGGCCTCTGTCTGAGCAAGGTGTTCTGCTGTCGATCGGTGAACAGGGTGGATCCCACCACCGGCGACGAGACGGAGATGAAACAGTGCTGCTTCTGCATACCATGTCGTCGAGGCAGTCGACCCAACAAGAAGGGCAGCACCGTCTCCTGGCGGGATCAGGACCCCGAGCTGGGCATCAAGCCCACCGAGTCCTCGGTGGTGGAAGGCGCCTCGGAGGCAGCCATGTCAGCGGCAACCGATGCAGGGAATGACCAAGTTAAGGA GGGCTGCTGCAAGCGCTTCTGGCTGATGTTGCTCTGCTGTCGCAAGAGGAAGCGCCGCGAGTCCAACGCTAGGAGACAGAGCATTAGGGCGCCGCCACCCAGTGAG GATACGCGGAAGAAGCTACACGTGGACCTGGTGGAGTACTCGTCCAAGATGAAGGGAGCTATTCCCGTACTGCCGCTGTATTTAGCCTGGTTCTGTGCCTTCTGCAATGTGGTTTTCCCAGGACTAG GAACCCTGCTCTCCGGACTATTTTGCCTCTGCGTGGGCATTCCGCGTTTCTCGCAGTTCGACAGCGCTCGTGCAAGGATCGGATCATTCATCATCAACATTATCGTGGCCGTATCGCAGTTCTTCTGCGTGCTCTTCTGCTTCGTGGGATGGGGCTGGTCCATTTGGTGGGGCACCATAATGCTTAGATGTGCAA AGAAATTgagcaaaatcaaaaaggTGGAGCGTttggagctggaggaggagcaacGCCAGGCGCAACTGGCGGAGGCTGGGAAAAACGGCGTCGCCGAGGCGGACAAGACATAG
- the eIF3k gene encoding eukaryotic translation initiation factor 3 subunit k yields MSHLVKMENGQSQTIQEMLGCIERYNPDHLKTLESYVQDQAKNNTYDLEANLAVLKLYQFNPHMLNFDITYTILLKSLTSLPHTDFVMAKCLLLPQQMKDENVQTIIDLADILERADFTLFWQRAEVNRNMFRHITGFHDSIRKFVSHVVGTTFQTIRKDLLKELLGGIEDSTLESWIKRNGWKNQGQGLVIVAMQDDKIKTKNITEKIEFDNVGALMAQCL; encoded by the exons ATGTCGCACCTcgtgaaaatggaaaacggcCAGAGCCAGACCATCCAGGAGATGCTGGGCTGCATCGAGCG CTACAACCCAGATCATCTGAAAACACTGGAGTCCTATGTGCAGGATCAGGCTAAGAACAACACCTACGACCTGGAGGCCAACCTGGCCGTGCTGAAACTGTACCAGTTCAACCCGCACATGCTGAACTTCGACATCACGTACACCATTCTGCTGAAGTCACTGACCAGCCTGCCGCACACGGATTTCGTGATGGCCAAGTGCCTGCTGCTGCCCCAGCAGATGAAGGACGAGAATGTGCAGACAATCATCGACCTCGCCGACATACTGGAGCGGGCGGACTTCACCCTCTTCTGGCAGCGGGCCGAGGTGAACCGCAACATGTTCCGCCACATCACCGGCTTCCACGATTCAATTCGCAAGTTCGTCTCGCATGTGGTGGGCACCACATTCCAGACAATTCGCAAGGACCTGCTTAAGGAGCTGCTCGGCGGCATCGAGGACTCGACGCTGGAGAGCTGGATCAAGCGCAATGGCTGGAAGAACCAGGGCCAGGGACTCGTCATCGTGGCCATGCAGGACGACAAAATCAAGACGAAGAACATTACGGAGAAGATCGAGTTCGACAACGTGGGCGCCCTGATGGCCCAGTGCCTGTAG
- the Tbp gene encoding TATA binding protein: protein MDQMLSPNFSIPSIGTPLHQMEADQQIVANPVYHPPAVSQPDSLMPAPGSSSVQHQQQQQQSDASGGSGLFGHEPSLPLAHKQMQSYQPSASYQQQQQQQQLQSQAPGGGGSTPQSMMQPQTPQSMMAHMMPMSERSVGGSGAGGGGDALSNIHQTMGPSTPMTPATPGSADPGIVPQLQNIVSTVNLCCKLDLKKIALHARNAEYNPKRFAAVIMRIREPRTTALIFSSGKMVCTGAKSEDDSRLAARKYARIIQKLGFPAKFLDFKIQNMVGSCDVKFPIRLEGLVLTHCNFSSYEPELFPGLIYRMVRPRIVLLIFVSGKVVLTGAKVRQEIYDAFDKIFPILKKFKKQS, encoded by the exons ATGGACCAAATGCTAAGCCCCAACTTCTCGATTCCGAGCATCGGAACGCCGCTCCACCAGATGGAAGCGGACCAGCAGATAGTGGCCAATCCTGTGTACCATCCTCCGGCTGTATCGCAGCCGGATTCGTTGATGCCGGCACCCGGTTCCAGTTCCgtgcagcaccagcagcagcaacagcagtcgGACGCCAGTGGGGGATCAGGTCTCTTTGGCCACGAACCATCGCTCCCGCTGGCGCACAAACAAATGCAGAGTTACCAGCCATCGGCCTCctatcagcagcagcagcagcaacagcagctccAGAGTCAGGCGCCCGGCGGCGGTGGGAGCACTCCGCAGTCCATGATGCAGCCGCAGACGCCGCAGAGCATGATGGCCCACATGATGCCCATGAGTGAGCGGAGTGTGGGCGGTTCGGGGGCCGGAGGTGGCGGAGATGCCCTGAGCAACATCCACCAGACGATGGGCCCCTCCACGCCGATGACACCAGCCACACCAGGTTCCGCTGATCCCGGTATTGTGCCACAACTTCAGAACATCGTGTCCACGGTTAATCTGTGCTGCAAACTGGACCTCAAGAAAATAGCATTGCATGCGAGAAACGCCGAGTACAATCCTAAGCGATTTGCGGCTGTGATTATGCGAATCCGAGAGCCCCGGACCACCGCCCTTATTTTCAGCTCCGGCAAGATGGTGTGCACAGGGGCAAAGAGTGAGGACGACTCCAGACTGGCAGCGAGAAAGTATGCGCGCATCATCCAAAAGCTCGGTTTCCCT GCAAAGTTCCTCGACTTTAAGATTCAAAACATGGTCGGCTCCTGCGATGTCAAGTTCCCCATACGCTTGGAAGGCCTGGTGCTGACCCATTGCAACTTCAGCAGCTACGAGCCTGAGCTATTTCCCGGCTTAATCTATCGTATGGTGCGACCTCGAATCGTGCTCCTCATCTTCGTGTCCGGAAAGGTGGTGCTCACTGGAGCAAAGGTGCGGCAGGAGATCTACGATGCCTTCGACAAGATATTCCCCATTTTAAAGAAGTTCAAGAAGCAGTCATAA
- the BaraC gene encoding baramicin C — translation MRSCTLLVFIVSTLLFAVTNAQQNYDGRNGPHEFGTPGNGIYIRGQNEGPYTVPEMGGTFQNSPSSGQHSYTDEHGNTYTHSSTATVTSLAYSTFGFSMGGVLIFLISLITI, via the exons ATGAGATCGTGTACTTTACTTGTTTTCATAGTGAGCACGCTGTTGTTTGCCG TGACAAATGCGCAGCAGAATTATGATGGAAGAAATGGTCCCCATGAGTTCGGCACACCTGGAAACGGCATTTACATACGGGGTCAGAACGAAGGACCCTACACAGTGCCCGAAATGGGAGGAACGTTCCAAAACTCACCCTCAAGTGGGCAGCATTCCTACACCGATGAGCACGGAAATACTTACACCCATTCCTCAACGGCAACTGTCACAAGTTTGGCCTATTCAACCTTCGGTTTCAGCATGGGCGGCGTTCTCATTTTTCTAATTAGTTTAATAACCATTTAA
- the CG10307 gene encoding uncharacterized protein, isoform B: MEKVCQFFRNNYVLANCEDAIYKKAFSLNLSHYQISDVPGIIEKCETLMKLFLNQNKLTKIPSSIGSLMRLQVLTLDYNKLDEFPLCICRLVRLKFLNISCNNISSLPPELGYLTQLETFWCNNTGLLELPNEIRNCEHLETLGVRGNPLKKLPDAIGALSSLRWLTAEGCELSEVPLTMALLGNLVHLNLKGNRLRRLPRMLMAMQKLRFAFLNENCIDEMPTRSQLEELRTLHMLNLSKNPISLHRDLQLMALRQTNLYVELPSDPANICDGLASRASLNAQEQQEDQARGAGQDLDSSDWANSVRTSELDTTDESALENNIEDLSVMLPEMSRFVTTF, from the exons ATGGAGAAGGTTTGTCAGTTTTTCCGCAACAACTACGTGCTGGCCAATTGCGAGGATGCCATATACAAAAAGGCATTCTCCCTGAATCTGTCCCACTACCAAATCTCCGACGTTCCGGGCATCATAGAGAAGTGCGAGACGCTGATGAAGCTGTTCCTCAACCAAAACAAGCTAACAAAG ATTCCATCCTCCATTGGTAGTTTGATGCGACTTCAGGTCCTCACGTTGGACTACAATAAACTGGACGAATTCCCGCTCTGCATCTGTCGTTTGGTCCGGCTGAAGTTTCTCAACATCAGCTGCAATAACATTAGTAGTTTGCCACCCGAACTGGGATACCTCACTCAGCTGGAGACGTTCTGGTGCAATAATACTGGGCTCCTGGAGCTGCCCAACGAAATTCGTAACTGTGAACACCTCGAGACGCTGGGCGTACGGGGAAATCCCTTGAAGAAGTTGCCCGATGCCATAGGCGCTCTGTCCTCCCTGCGTTGGCTAACAGCCGAGGGCTGCGAACTCAGCGAAGTGCCACTGACCATGGCGTTGCTGGGAAATTTGGTGCATCTGAATCTTAAGGGGAATCGATTGCGACGGCTGCCCAGGATGCTGATGGCCATGCAGAAGCTGCGGTTTGCTTTTCTCAACGAAAATTGTATTGACGAGATGCCCACGCGGTCACAACTGGAGGAGTTGCGGACTCTTCACATGCTCAACCTGTCCAAGAATCCCATCAGCCTGCACCGCGATCTACAGCTAATGGCTTTG CGCCAGACGAACCTTTATGTGGAGCTGCCGTCAGATCCCGCCAATATTTGCGATGGTCTCGCCAGTCGAGCTAGCCTCAACGCCCAGGAACAGCAGGAGGATCAGGCGCGAGGAGCAGGACAGGATCTAGACTCCTCCGACTGGGCGAACAGCGTGCGGACCAGCGAACTGGACACAACGGACGAGAGTGCGCTGGAGAACAACATCGAGGATCTGAGTGTCATGCTGCCGGAAATGTCGCGCTTTGTCACCACCTTTTGA
- the Tim10 gene encoding translocase of inner membrane 10, isoform B has protein sequence MALPQISTADQAKLQLMQEMEIEMMSDLYNRMTNACHKKCIPPRYSESELGKGEMVCIDRCVAKYLDIHEKIGKKLTAMSMQDEELMKKMSS, from the exons atgGCATTGCCCCAGATCAGCACCGCAGACCAGGCCAAGCTGCAGCTGATGCAGGAAATGGAGATCGAAATGATGTCCGATTTATATAACCGCATGACGAACGCTTGCCACAAAAAGTGCATTCCGCCGCGCTACTCCGAGTCGGAGTTGG GCAAAGGCGAGATGGTGTGCATCGATCGCTGTGTGGCCAAATATCTGGACATTCACGAGAAGATCGGCAAGAAGCTGACGGCCATGTCCATGCAGGACGAGGAGCTGATGAAGAAGATGTCTAGTTAA
- the CG42497 gene encoding uncharacterized protein, with translation MSLGNAGRIAVCWTVLTVGGVYAFVLSKRSVENRRYESMRVRERMRKANQGDYDSSAASDRRFDY, from the exons ATGTCGTTGGGCAACGCAGGGCGAATCGCTGTCTGTTG GACTGTTTTGACCGTGGGTGGCGTCTACGCATTTGTGCTGTCAAAGAGATCCGTTGAGAACCGGCGTTACGAGAGCATGCGAGTGCGTGAGCGCATGAGGAAGGCAAACCAAGGGGATTACGACTCAAGCGCAGCATCGGACAGGCGATTCGATTACTAA
- the CG42496 gene encoding uncharacterized protein, isoform B, with protein MTSQIYSQKKFVPTPPEKGSFPLDHEGLCKKQFLLYASCLRKNAQDTSQCRQDAQNYLACRMDNNLMEKTEWSKLGFHDQSTKTDQKEPEVQKQ; from the coding sequence ATGACTTCGCAGATCTACAGCCAGAAGAAGTTCGTGCCCACGCCGCCCGAGAAGGGTTCCTTTCCCCTGGACCACGAAGGTCTCTGCAAGAAGCAATTCCTCCTCTACGCCAGTTGTCTGCGCAAGAACGCCCAGGATACGAGCCAGTGCCGCCAGGACGCCCAGAACTACCTGGCCTGTCGCATGGACAACAATCTTATGGAGAAAACCGAGTGGTCCAAGTTGGGCTTTCACGACCAGAGTACCAAGACCGATCAAAAAGAACCGGAGGTGCAGAAGCAATAG
- the Ppcdc gene encoding phosphopantothenoylcysteine decarboxylase, isoform B → MKPERNVMIAATGSVATIKLAQLIRELSDERLPFKFHLKVLITEAAKHFFELEQIPENVPIYHNRDEWITWNKRGDPVLHIDLGKWADLLVIAPLSANSLSKMATGICDNIVMCVVRAWDLEKPLLFAPAMNTRMYDHPITREQIDKLTSWGYKEIPCISKTLMCGDTGNGAMAEVPTIVEAVLSAFQPIK, encoded by the exons ATGAAACCCGAACGTAATGTGATGATAGCGGCCACCGGAAGTGTGGCCACCATTAAGTTAGCCCAGTTAATCCGAGAGCTCTCCGACGAGCGCCTACCCTTTAAGTTCCACCTGAAAGTACTTATTACCGAAGCAGCCAAACACTTCTTTGAACTGGAGCAGATTCCCGAAAATG TACCCATTTACCACAATCGCGACGAGTGGATCACCTGGAACAAGCGAGGAGATCCTGTACTCCACATAGATCTAGGCAAGTGGGCGGATTTGTTGGTAATAGCCCCACTCAGCGCAAACTCTCTGTCCAAAATGGCCACC GGGATTTGCGATAATATCGTCATGTGTGTGGTGCGGGCCTGGGACCTTGAGAAGCCGCTGCTCTTTGCACCTGCGATGAATACCCGTATGTACGACCATCCAATAACTCGGGAGCAGATCGACAAGCTGACCAGTTGGGGCTACAAGGAGATACCCTGCATATCCAAGACTCTGATGTGCGGTGATACTGGCAACGGCGCCATGGCGGAGGTACCCACAATTGTGGAAGCGGTGTTATCCGCCTTTCAGCCGATTAAATAG